From the genome of Scytonema hofmannii PCC 7110, one region includes:
- a CDS encoding MGMT family protein, with the protein MSTYANIYAIVRQIPRGRVATYGQVADLAHLYGKARLVGYALYRVDISLSNVPWHRVVNAKGEISHSPLRHGTDYRQQLLLEEEGIKFTPDGKINLREYLWETREM; encoded by the coding sequence GTGTCTACTTACGCAAATATCTACGCGATTGTACGTCAGATTCCCAGAGGTCGGGTTGCTACTTATGGTCAAGTGGCAGACTTAGCTCATCTATATGGCAAAGCCCGTTTGGTTGGATATGCTCTTTACCGAGTCGATATAAGCTTATCAAATGTTCCCTGGCATCGCGTAGTGAATGCTAAAGGTGAAATATCCCATTCCCCTCTACGACATGGAACTGATTACAGGCAACAATTACTTCTAGAAGAAGAAGGAATAAAATTTACTCCTGATGGAAAAATTAATCTGCGAGAGTATCTTTGGGAGACTCGTGAAATGTAG